From the genome of Vidua chalybeata isolate OUT-0048 chromosome W, bVidCha1 merged haplotype, whole genome shotgun sequence:
TATTATCATCtgtgtgttgttttcttttgttttcatcctCTGTTCCCTTTGCCTTTTGctcttaaattttaaaatttcagtttaataGCATGCTCCCTGTTCAGATTCTGCTCCTTTTGATGGGTTCTCTTCCTCCTTGCTCTGTTTGGGACCTTACTTTCTTGATGCCATTTTGTAATATTAAGAATGGGTATAGCATTCTATTACATATTGTGGTATGCCATAGTTGtgagctttttctttctctaagcCTCTACccctttttcatttgtttgtctTTACAGTTGCTGTAAACAAAAAGCGTCATCTCAGTTGgatgttatttatttatctttctaCATAATTCCCTCCCACACACATGTTTGATACTTAATGCTGCTTCTGCAAGTACAGCTTCCCAGTGAAAAAGCCTTTGTTAGGATCTATGTTGATTTATCTTCTGTTTCCACATCCGTATTTCTGCCACTCAAAtatgctttcttttgctttcagaattttttcacCGTGTTCTTGGTATATttaacaacaataaaaacagCTTGTGAGAAGTAGAGtatcttttaattattttaattctttttagtattttttataaTGAAGAACATTGTCAATAACTGGTAACTTTTATTGGCTGCTcactaattaattttaaagtctTGTTCTATTTCTGTAATGGTTTTGCAATCTGGATTTCAGTACTGGAATCTCTACAAACAAGTATGCCATCTCTTGGTGCTTCAAAAGCACAGGAGTCTGTAGGAGGCAGTTCACCaggatttcaaaatatttcacctGTTAGTGGAGTACAAGGTATACCAGACACTTCTGAATCAACAAGAACCTTGCCTCAGAAATACAGACGAAAACTAATGTCAGATGAAGAGACTGAATATATTCAAGTAAGTTTCATTTATTGTTGTGTATTGTCTGTATTTACCTAGTATTTATCATATTTCTACACCTCCTTCCAAGTTTAAAATACGATATCACATTGTAATTCTTGGCAAGTGTATACTTGGAGTTTTCACCGCTTTGATGCACAGTACCCAAACTACAAAATCTTAATATACAAGGTACCCAACTCTCACTAATTAGTAATTTGTGGTGTCACTAATTAGAGAGATACAGCCATGCAGACAGCTTGTGATAGTCATAGCCTACATTAATTACAGTCACTACCTCTTGTGTAACAGCTGTTTAACGTCTAATTTGAATATGCTGTACAGGAGCACAAGAGTCTGTTCTTAGACcagtgtcctggttttggacaaattag
Proteins encoded in this window:
- the LOC128802382 gene encoding alpha-ketoglutarate dehydrogenase component 4-like is translated as MGSKMAAATRVVQVVKPHTPLIKFPDRKSSPRPKILESLQTSMPSLGASKAQESVGGSSPGFQNISPVSGVQGIPDTSESTRTLPQKYRRKLMSDEETEYIQRGGPE